A region of Piliocolobus tephrosceles isolate RC106 unplaced genomic scaffold, ASM277652v3 unscaffolded_32063, whole genome shotgun sequence DNA encodes the following proteins:
- the LOC113222577 gene encoding uncharacterized protein LOC113222577: MQGQVATWIHHTQHSHQAEHRQGQPGGAKVEALWGGGPLAGQDSLPKTHIEDLWQQLQKTHAKKEPKIKTAHQVWPTGSHKPVGKKAQESPPEELGVGSCLQGVWDTPFPQTRTHVLGRKLSESPVSCSELEPQSRRRGHPEGALKSRASSNLSTSPAEDMLEDNSPEFHNKEEKKEIKKTWRIGFRADSLKTLWETAESSREDEKSPAVKMKKWQ, encoded by the exons ATGCAGGGTCAAGTAGCCACGTGGATCCATCACACTCAACACTCACACCAAGCGGAGCACAGGCAGGGCCAGCCCGGGGGCGCCAAAGTGGAGGCTCTCTGGGGTGGGGGACCTCTGGCTGGGCAAGATTCTCTACCTAAAACTCATATAGAAGATCTATGGCAGCAGTTACAGAAAACACACGCTAAGAAAGAGCCCAAGATAAAAACAGCACACCAAGTTTGGCCAACCGGCTCTCACAAGCCAGTAGGTAAGAAAGCCCAGGAGAGCCCACcagaggagctgggggtgggttCCTGCCTGCAGGGGGTCTGGGACACCCCATTCCCACAGACGAGGACCCATGTTTTGGGGAGGAAGCTGTCAGAGTCACCAGTGAGCTGTTCAGAGCTGGAGCCACAGAGCAG GAGGAGGGGGCACCCAGAAGGGGCCCTGAAGTCAAGGGCATCGTCCAACCTTTCTACCTCCCCAGCTGAAGACATGCTGGAGGACAATTCTCCAGAGTTTcataacaaagaagagaaaaaagaaatcaaaaagaccTGGAGGATAG GATTCAGGGCAGACTCTCTGAAGACCTTGTGGGAAACAGCAGAGTCCAGCAGAGAAGATGAGAAAAGCCCAGCtgtaaagatgaaaaaatggCAG